The window CTGGTCGGGTTCACTGGCAGCGATTGGCCGATTGACGACGATGGCGGGAACAGCTGGGCCACATGGGTGAGCTTGGAGAGCGCGTCCTGATCCAGGACCTGCGGCTTGTCGGCGGCCGATACGTTGGACTTGCTCAGCTGGTAGAAGGCCGTGTCGCTGTGCGTGATGTTAACAATGCTGCCGGTTAGCGGAAGTGTTTCCAGCAGCTCCTGGGGACTGCTGAAGGCGCCCAGGTTCACCGGCGCTATGCCGGTGAGCACCTGGCCGGTGACGTTCGTCTGGATGGGCAGCGGGATGTTGCCCAGGTCGATGTGGCTCTTGTTGCTGTGCGTGTCGTAGAAGGTGAGGTCGACGCGCTCCTGGCTTTCGAAGCTAGTGTCGTTCTCATCCACTTCCGTCAGGATGCCGATTTCGTAGACCACAGCCTTGACCACATACCTGgaaaggaaataaaatattagtaCTTTATACTTTCTCGGGAAGCTAATGGTTTCATGATAAATCATACATGTTaagttaattattaatttaaatcttTTTTAGAAACTCTTTGTTAGatctttttaaaaacaaagtagATATAGACTTTAAACTTACAAATTTTTGGGGGAATCATTGACACTGGCTCGGAGGTCCTCGATCGTCTGGTTGTCGATGCCCGAACTGACATCCAAGACGGGCAGGGAGCATCCGATCGCCATCAGCATACCGAGCACGGCGGCTCCAAACACAGCCTGGTGGACCTGCATATTGCCTAACGGGAGTGGCTCTCTGGTGGTGCCTGTGGTGTGCCTGCTGTGGTACCTGCTGTGGTGCCTTGCCTGACTTTCGCGCGTTTAAAGTTAATTAGTGCGGATCGGAGCGCTTTTATAGGCGCCCGGGTGGAGCTTCGGCCGGAGACTTGGCGAGGCGCGATTCCGCGTAATTATCGGCATCTGTTAATTGCCCGACAGGTTTGCCACCACTCTCCGGATCGCAGCCATTGCCATCTTCAGTTTCTAGGCAGATCGCCGTTGTATTCCAGTCGCCGGACTTGGCTTCCGTTTCGAAAATAACAGCAGGGCGCTAGGGGAGTGTTCGGGGCTAGGGATTAGCCGGCGCGACTCGACGATTGTTTTTGAAGACTCAGCCAGAGACTCTAATTAATTGTGCTCGTTTCGGAGCGATCCCAGGGACTGAGCCGCACAACGAATCCCCACAAATATTGGCCACAAATATGGGGCTGCCTACGCAAATCTCGCTTTGTTGTCGAGCCTGGCCCAAAAATAAGTTCATAAACATTGCACCTCCGGGGTGACGCATTTGGCAGATTAAATTGCATGTGCCCGGGAATGGGAAGACACGCGCCTGTCTATCAGTCCTCTtcatattacgcatacgccccgtCTGACGTAGAATGTTTACAGTCAAAGCAGCATTTTCGTTTTGGCCTTAAATGTGATATGTGAAAGTTCCCGCAGGTACAGCTTTTCAAAATGCTTCTCAGATTTGTTTAGATTTGTTATAACTTATTAAAGCTCAATTAACTTTTGTTAATTTCCCAGAAAAATTGGAATAATCTGGTAGGTATTTTGGCCAACTTGTTGGTGAACCCCGAATACCCATTTCGTTAGTATTAATTATCTGTTCCAGAACTAGACTCGGAGTATGGCGGCGATATTGCGCATATGCTCCGTCGAATGTCTCATAAGTCTGTGAGCAATATGGAAGGATTTCGAATATAATTAATAACACCCCAAATATAATCGTTTCACACCAGAGTTAACCGCCTAAAGCCGCTCATTTTCCGGCATAACCAGCCAGATCTTGACTTTCATTCATGGTTGCcggtttttgtattttattttcggATCTCGGATCTTTCTCCGGCGAATCGCTGTTGCCGGCAGTACACGTTTTGCGGTTTTTCGGTTGGGAGGCCATAAGGTTCCCAGATGGTACACTTATTGCCGCCAAGTTTTCACCTAATCATAGACCTTTGTCTCAGCggaaaattttcgaaattaattTGCACATTTTGCATATTAACTTTGCTCTCCCCCTCAGGGTGATCTCATGGGGGATGCTCTAATTATGAAGTGTCAAAGAGACGTAATTGTAATTGCCACTGCTGCTCCAAAGTGCATCCGAAAGATACTCGACCAGATACTCCACAAATGTCTGTATATTTTTGTGGTTTTGGCAGCGCGTGCTCGGGACATGTTTACAAATTTTGGGTCGATTGTTTTGGCCTTTTGGAAGCGTCTTGAGAGTCAAGTCTGGCTCAAATATGGTTTTGATTTTGAGTCAGTTTCTTGGAACTCAATTTGGGCGGTTATTTTAGTAAATATATGTTAATTATCCCAATTAGGGCAATCAACCTGGTCTTGGGAGCGGTGCTTTAAGATCTGTACACAAAAACTCCTGGTTCATGCAGCTCGGCGGTTTGTTAATCCTTGGAATATATTTTCCAACTAATTGAACTAATTTTGCAGCCGCTGAAGGctttaatttttaacatttttagtCATGGACTAATAGATCACAAAAAGATCTGATCTTTAAAGTTTTGACAATATTTTTAGATGATCTGTGGAATAATATTCTATTAGATTATCTTATCTTTGGGGTAACAATTCATATAGTATTTTAAGAACCCCCTAAGTATTAGCTCATGATTTTGGTTCGTGCTTTTTTTCTTAGTGTCTTAGAGCTTTAGTTGCGGCCGAGAGGCTCACCCTATGGGGCTTATATTATATGTGGATTAGGCTTGTGCCCTATGGCTGCTGGAGACGCACCACGCGCAGGCACCCCACCGATTCAGGTTCCTCGAACCAAGTTCCAAGTTATTCCAAGTGCTAACTAAGCGTACTAACAAAGCTTAGCCGCAACTTTCGGGACGggaaaaaactttaaaaactcGCCGGCCCCGGGGCCTCAAACTTATTTCCGATCAGAGCTTGGAGCCGAACACAACCCTCGGACGAAATCATCACCAGATCATCAGATCCCCCGAAGCAGCTACAGCACCAGCAGTGGCCATGAAGTGCTTTTTGCTAACCACCGTGAGTACTCCACTCCAGCTTTTAAGGATAAGCGACAAGACTAGGATCCCTTGACCTTTCCAGGTGCTTGCGACCTTGACAGTTGCCTCTTTGGCCGCTCCCCTGCAGTTCAGCGACATTCTGACCGCCTTCCAGCCAGCGGCTAAACAGGATGTGGTCAAGCGACAGGTGGCCGGCAATCCAGATGCCGAGCTGAAGCAGATATCGTTTCACGGTCTGATCGGGGATCTGGAGGACAGTCTCTTCCAGTCCGCCCTCAGCCTGCACCAAGCCAGTGCCCCGGGCACCGAGGTGGAGGAGGTCAAGCCCCAGCCGGTGGCcagcgaggaggaggagcactCGATCACCAAGCGCTCCGATGAGTCCACTCCCGCCACAGATGCCGCCTCAACGGATGACGGTCTTGCACGCAAGATCCTGCTGCAGACCACCAAGAAAGTGCCCGGCGAGGATGGAGTGCCCGCCCACCTGATCATCGATCATGTGTCCGTGCAGCCGCACAATGGAGGCGCCCTGCCGCTGATACCCACGTTCCAGGTGCACCACACCAAGCTGATCTCGGCCACCATCAAGGAGGACTCCAACAACGACAGCAGCGACGGCAAGCAGACCAAGATTAGCATCACCAAGACCTCGATCACATCCACGGCGCCGCTGGAGAgtgtggaggaagcagtggctCTGGCCTCCAAGGAGGAGACCAGCTCCGTGGTGGTTCCTGTCAAGGAGGAGAGCACCACAGTGGCTCCAACCAAGGTTGAGAGCACCACAGTGGCTCCCATTAAGGTTGAGAGCACCACCAAAGCCGCCGGTTCATCAGAGTCCTCCGAGGAGGATAAGAAGAGCTCTAGCACCACCGTCCTGGTCAGTGTGAGCGATAGTTCCAGTTCAACCACCGCCTCCAGCATCACCTCCACCACCACTCCGTCCACCACTTCCACCACCACGGAGGAGCCCATCCAAAAGCTAAAGAAGGACGAGGAGAAGCTGAAGGAGAAGGTGGCCGAGGTGGAGGCCGAACCTGTCATCCTCTCGGCTCGCGTTTAAGCCAGCTGACCCTTGAACCCCTCCTAGTTGTAATGCCATCCCCACACTCTCACATATTTATACGACACGCTGACCAAGTTCAATTAAAGTCATGTGATTTTTGATCCAAAGCTTCGCTCTTATTTGCATTTCCAATTCACACGGCTTCTGCCAAATTTGAGGCTCTAATTGCTGAGATACACAGCCAGTAGCCAGTGGCTGGTATTCCGCCCTGGGACTCACTGAGGCATGGAGCAATTTAGCTGGAACCTTCCCAGAATCTCTGGCGGGAAAAACCTTACGGTGCAATGCAAATATGTGAGCCACccagagaatattttaatCTCGACTCGGGTGTGTTTCCGACTTCAATTGGGTCAATTATTGTGAAATTATTTTGTGGGGCGTGTTCGGAGGGATTAACTTCCCGAGGCTTCGATATGTTTATTTTTCGCCAAAGTGTTAATCATAATTCGCAAATTAATTGCAAATCGAGTGTTTGATCTATGATTGACAATTTGCGGAGAAAGTCTCTATATGAAGTGTACTTTATTACTTCCACTCAACTCtgttcataaaaatatattcaaatattcaaTGTTAATGACATATAATGTGTTTGCCTTTTCTATAATTCTATAATTAGCAAAACAGGGGAGTGCAGTTTTTATAATCGGAAATTGTCTAACATGGGAACTTGTGTTTATCTTTATAACAATTGGATtgtaaaatatacaaaatattctACTGACAGTAGTTGTAAGGTGTGAAGAATATATTTGATGGGCAAATTATGAAGTCAGTAGCAAAGTAGTTATGAATGGCTTATTTAATATTCGGTTCTGataatcaaatattttaagatactatatcctatagcatATATACCAACTCAAAAATAATGTCTGTTTGTACACTGATAGATCAGGAATAGTCTTGCTTATAAAGATTGTAAAAATAATAGATCCTAAGGCTATAACGATTACAATGGCCGGAACACAAAGGAGAAGTAAACAATTGCAGTTAGCCCCTTTGGCTTCTTGGAAATGAATCACCAGCGATAAAGAAACCTCCTCCTGGAACCCTCTCTCAATTATAAACCTGCCAGAGGCCTGATAAAGATGAGCACTACGCGGGACTGCCTCTGATGAGTGTCCGAATATCGAGTATACGCAACGTGAGCGGTCAGAGTGATAAGTCGGTCACACGATAAAAGCAACGCCATCAGCTGTGAGTTTAAATTTAGTTCCTGCTAACTGTTGACTCTTTAATGTTTATTTACCCACATGGGGGCAGGTTCAGCGCCGTCTCCTCCGTTTGTAGCCATGTTTTGGGGGCAGTACAACAACATGACAGCGATAAAACAAACAACCCGCTCAGGTAAGAGATAAGGACTGGCAGGTCTATCACATTCAATTTGTATTACAAAATCAGCCTGGCTAAAATATTTGCACTCGGCCATTGAGCAATTGCTGGTATCGGGCATCAGAGCACCCATGCTGTGATAACAGGTGTAACCcttaaaatttcattaggcTTATCTTATCGCCGAGAGCGGGCCAGAGGCTTTGGGCCCAGAGTCGATGGCCAATTCGATGGGTGGTGGGTGCTCAGTGCGAAGCAGTCTGCCGGCGAACGCGTATCGCCCACAATACCCAGCTCTAAAGAATCACCGGGCTCCAGAGTACCATCGGTGGGTGAGATAACACGGACGGGTACTGTTAAAGGTGTATGGAACCCACTATATAGTGTTAATGGCACCCATTGCGTATCCGCGATCGAAGTGACGACAGCGTAATTTCCTCCGTCTGAATCATTCAATTCAATTGTCATTGAGATTAGGCGACTGCCTGGAAAATACCTGGTTTTCGACTTCTCCAGTGTCTCCTCCAGTCCAGTGTCCCATGCAAAATCCCCACAAAAACTAATCAAGCTGATAAGATTCCAAATTCGAATTGACGAATTGTAAtttcaaattgaatttataGCTCCGAAGCGTGTGTTGTCTTATCGAGTAGCCAATTGGTTGGCAGCGATCACAGGAGGTTGCACAACCCCAACGGAATCCGCAAATACATCCCATCCACCTGGAGtgctaaataataaatacaatacaagATGGCCGGGACGGCATTCGGCAAGTGCTTTATTCTCTTCATGGCGATTGTCATACTCGTAAGTCCCATAAAGATTGCTCCCCATTCCTGTTTGAGTTCTGAGTTCGCTTCTAATGTTTCTACAGGCCCAGGGAGTCATATATCTTGGCCTGTCCCTGTGGGGAATCACATTCCGGGAGTGCCATGATGCGTCGCCATTCGAATCCAACCCGTTCAAGTTTGCCATGGAGCTGATTTACTTTTCGGGTGAGTAATGCTCGAGAGCCCAAACTCTAGAGCCATGatatcaaaatattttgaatgtgAAAAGGTGCTTTCGATGATGTAAAATCTCAAGCTCTAGATAAGATAGCATAATCCTAGGAACACACTTCCTGGTTATCGGAAAACTAACAAATTGAGTTACTGaacctatatatatatttcaaaacaGAAAAGGAGTGCGGTGATCCCTCGCTCATTGTAAGTGATCAGGTCCTTGTTCTGACAATGGATTGGGATAAATCCTATGAAATCACCCATCGAGAGTACATCTTTATGATCAGCTATGCGGTCGTCAGTGGACTTTGGATAGCGTCATCGGTTCTGATCATTCGTAAGATTCTCTGGAATATATTTTCAGTCCACACCAATAATTTTCACTCTTTTCAGTTACTTTGTGCAGTCGCACAACAAAACTGATATCTGGAGCACTCTACTGGCCTTGGTTTTTGGCCGTGCTAGCCGGGAGCATCCTGGATGTGGTGGCTAGTGTGTATCATGGACTTGATTTGAGCCATACAACGGTGGGTAGTACTATACAAAGACTTCTCCTTAAACAGGAATTAATTCTCTTTTAGTCACTGGATGATGCATTTAACTACATAGGAGTCGTGGACAATTCGGAGAGCCCGTTCTGGATCCTCCTGCAAAACTTGGGAGTGTACTTCTCGACGCCGGCCATCGTAATGCTCTGCCTGACCTCCCGCGTGGCCATCGTCTGGCTCTTGAACATCATCGGCGTCTCTTTCTGCCTGTCCCTTTCCAGCGTGATGGCCAACCAAAATGCGGCGAAGGCGGCCGTGAGCCGGAGTGAGGCTCCCACCCGCCAGCCAACTCCTCAGCCGGCAGTGGTACAGCCCGCTTTGGTGGCAACTGCTGTGCTGCCGGCGCAGCAGCCGTCTGCCCCCTTGGAAAGCCCAGAGTATCCTGAGCAAATCCGTCCCAAACCACTTCCCATTTTCATACCGTCCGAACAGGGCATCCAGCGTCAGGACTCGCGTCAGTTTACGCCCGGAGATCGCACCACCCTGCAGTCGCCAGTGATGGTGTTGCCTCCCCAGGTGCCACCGCAGCAAAGGGAGGTGGTCTCGCCGCAGCCGGACATCAACACCTACCGCACCACTGAGGCTCATCCGGACCGTTTGAACTATCCGCCCGCGGAGACCCCTTCACCGCGAGCTCCCTCGCCTGCTGTCCAGCAGCTGGCCGTTACCTCGCCGCTGAATAATCGCTACAGCGAAATCTACCCAGCTCCGCCAGCCAATCCACGGGTCAGCGAGGAGTTGCGCAACCAGATGCCCTGGTCCTATACCAGCATGATCACCaagccaccaccaccgcctcgAAAGCCCCAGCTGCAGGTTCAGATCTATCCCCAGATCCCGGAGCCCGATTACGCGGACCACGACCACTAGAAAGGAATAGCGTTGGGGACGAGCAGCTCGAAGCTGATTGCGGGTTAATCAGCCAGGATGCGCGGTTCTGATGAGTTTTGTGTTATTGTTAACTTTATTGCATAAAGCTAAAGCTGATGGCCAACTGCTTGACTTTTTTTCGCTCCGTCTTCCTTCTTGAAATTACCTAAAAGTAGATCTTTTTTGTGTCGACTATGTTCGGCTACAAGCTTGAGGGTCTCGCTCAAATCCAACTCTAGTTTATCGCCCCCATTGAAATGCACTTCCAGCTTGGGGGAATCCTGTTGAATGGCTTTACCACCGACAACGATGGTTAGGGGATGTCCTAGCCTTTTCGCTTCTAGCAGACGCTTGCCTATGGTTAGGTCCTTGCGGTCGTCGTGAAGAAGTTCCTGGGGCCCACAAAGCTGACCCACGCTATTGAGCAACTCGTTTTCTATCACCTCTGCTGGCTGCTGCTCCTTGCTTCCCTGCTTGGGTCCAATTAGGCACACGTCAAAGGGCGCCAGGAGTTTGGGCCATTGCAGTTCCTGCTCGGAGGAGAATACTTCAAGGGCGGCTGCTATAACCCTGGTAATACCAATCCCATAACATCCCATTATCACTGATTGAGGTTTTCCAGAAGTATTGAGGAAGGTGGCTCCTAGGGGCGTGGAGTATTTGTCACCTAGTAGAAAAGTGTGCGCTATCTCCACGCCACGAACTTCGTTCAGATTTGAGCTCTGACAGCTTGGGCAGTTTTCCGGGGTAGTCAATACCTCGGAGTTACCTGCGAAGCCGCAGGAGGTGCACTGGACCAGGGAGTCCTCGCCCACTGTGGAAACGTAATGGTACTCGTGGGAGAGGCTTCCACCCATCATTCCTGTGGCGGCATTTACTATAAAACGGATGATGCTCATTAATTCAAACCCCAAGAAAAGTTAAGACAACATACCCTTTACAAAAGGAACCTCAAGCTGTTGGAAGAGCCTATCGTAGGCTTCGCTAACAGCCGAGTACGATTCCCTGGCAGTTTCCTCCGATACATCAAACGAATACATGTCTTTCATCAAGAATTCCTTGGCTCGCATAAGCCCGAAACGTGACTTAAGCTCATCTCTGAACTTGGGACCAATTTGATAGAGACGCAGAGGTAACTGGCGGTAGGAAATGGGTGAGGTAGTGGCCAACATGGCAGTTATCGCCTCTTCGTGAGTCTAAgaatatacattttaaaaacgGGGATGAGCTGAAACATAAGGCCATGGTGGTTTTGTGTACCCTCTTACTGGACTCATTAGGAATTGCTTCCCGCTGCGATCTCGCACCATATAGAACTCGGAGATGTCCCCCTCCAGGCGTCCTGTCTTCTTCCAAAGAGCCGAGGGCGTCAGGATGGGTAAACTGATCTTCTGTCCGCCCGCCAGTTGCATATTGCTCTGGACTAAGTCGATCAGTTTATCTAACGATCGCTGGGCTATGGGCATTATTTGATAGGTGCCATTGCTGCCTGATTTGATCAGTCCTAGATCTGTGAGTAGCTGGAagagttatttattttcataatcGCTTTCGTAACACCTGGAATATTTACCTTTTGGCTGCGTGAAAGCTGCTCTGTTTGCTTGACAACTGCATTTTTGGGAGTTATCAGAGCTGGGCAGAAGAGTCTGGAGGCTTTGTTCATTTTAACATTAATTGGTAATCAACTTAGAAATAGTTGAggctatattttttatttataaacccGGCAAATGCGTATAAGAAAACAGCTGTTGGCTCAAAATACagctgttggaggaggcgtTATCGATAACAGGGCAGTGGTGAATATGAGGATAATGTGgtgaaaagtaaataaataaaactatataaaatatataaatagtgGTTGATTTTGAGCAAATACCATATCAAGATACAAATGCCATCATTTTGATACAAAGAAAGTGTAAAAACAAAGTGTAAATTAAATCGATTCAATGAAATATAGTTGACATACAATGACATCCATAAATGACATACAATGACATACGtatcttttattttcattttatggAGAAAAATCGAAACCACATATCTAGCCACAGAAAGTTACAATCTAGACTCCGGGTAACCCGGGGAAGttaaaatatactttttaaaCAAGCCGCCATATAAATAAACCCCTTTCATACATCGGATAtcgatatatttatatatttatcgACAACCCTAATCACTAGAAACATGAGCGCCTTCCAAGATCTTTACAAAAAAGGCATGGATCGCGGCGCCCACCAAAGACAGCGCCAAAAGGATCTCCTCAGGCAACAGAAGCTGCGGCGCCAGCAGGACCAGGATGGCTCCAGATCACTGCCGGAAACCGACTCTGAAAAACCATCAACAAGCCATTTTGGCAAAAAACAACGTGCTGCCAGGAGAAACGAGTTCCCTTTTAGGCCGCAGCTTTCCGAGTGGCTGCGTGATAAGCCGGAGGAACTGGGCGAGTGGATGCTAGTGCCGTGTCCTGTCGGAAGGCGATGTCTGGTGGTTGCTTACAATGGAAAAACCAAGGTATACACAAAAGCCGGCTACTGCTTTCAGGAGTTCCGATCCAGTTTGCCGGGCGATGTCACCCAAATGAAGTACCAATCAGTGCTGGACTGCGTCTACGTGGAGAAGGAGGAAACTTTTTATGTGCTGGACGCTATCTCCTTTGGccagcaggagctgcaggagtGCGAAGCTGTGTTTCGCTTCTATTGGCTGCGCGCCCGTTTCGAAGAGAATGATTTCGCCAAGATTGGCGAACACAACGAAAAGGCATTCGTCCTGGTGGATCACCACGACTTCGACAACACCTCGGCCATCGAGGAGGCGCTCCAGAAGTACCCTCTATGGGATGGCAACAAGCCAGCTCTGGACGGTTTTCTATTCTATCACAAAGAGGCGAGTTACGTGTGTGGCACTACTCCCTTGGTTTGCTGGCTGTTCGCCTTCATGGTGCCGGCTGTACTGGGACTGCCGGTCAGTGGCAACTACGAAGCTCCGGAAAACTACCAGCCCAGTCAGCCGCTGGAGTACATGAACGAGTTCGATCGTAAGCTGGATGAGCAACGATCGCAGCGACGtaagcaaaagaaaaaaaaagtgcccTCCGATGAAGCAGAAAAGGAGGAGCAAGCATCTTCCTCCATGGTCCAGGATGTGCAGGACGATGACGACGATAGCGATGAGTTCGCCAGCCTTAAAAGTCTTCTCGACCACGAACGGCGCCTGGAGCTGGGCGAATTGGACATGGACTGTGAAGAGTCGCCGTCAGCTGTCAGCTGCTAGGCGCTaaaaccaccaccaccaccatcacaTTTATAACGCCGCGTTAAGGATTTCCTGCGCCTGCGCCCTGGCCACGCGGCCCTGACAAACGGCCTCAGCTCGCGCCCAGGAAAAGCAGCCCAGATTTTGGCCAGGCCAACTGAAGCAGCATCCGCAAAAATCAGcttacaaaatataaataaaacaaacgaCTGCACGAAACACGGATTTAGAATGGTAATACAGCGAAGTTGGAAAATTCCCTCTGATGTGGGGGGATCATTAGGCGGCAGCACTACAGCCTCCAACGAAGGCCAGCAGCGCTCGTCCCCGGGCCTGCAGCTTCAAGCAGCAAACTCCTCCTCAGATGACTCCGATTGCTCAAATCAGACCACACACTCCATGGACACACGCGTGGCTAGTCCGGCGGAGTGCGTAAAAAAGCAGGGCGAAAAGGACGGAGGCGTTACCGAAACCAGCAGCATTACCCTCTCACTCCTGGGCGAATCCACATCCTCGGATGTGGAGCCTGCTTTGGTAATGAAAGATTAGCCCCAAAAAAACTTATTTCTAAGCCTCGTTCCTTGTAGAAATACGTTACCACCCCGGACATGGCAGAGACCATGCTGCAGCGCATTCGGCAGAGACTTGGTGGCACGCACAACATGGAAAGCGGCGGCAGTGCCGAGTCGGCCATGAGAGCACTGGAGCTGCTGAGGATTAGCGTGCAGCAGTCCTTTGATGCGGAGGTCAATGAGATAATTCAACGCTACATTAATGTGGGTTCAAGCTGCACTTTTAAACCTACTTTAACTgacaattttttctttaaagaacTACTTTAAGCCCGCTTTTGCGAACATCAAGGAAAACCTGGGCCAGCATTCGGTGAACGAGGAAACGCTTCAGAAGATGTCCTCTTGTGCTCTGCTCGAGAACGCCAAGGCCCAGTACACAAATTTTGTGCGCCAGCATCGTTTGTTGCCAGGAGCCACCACGGAGCAGCAGCGCTTGTCTCTGAAACGCACAGCTAAGCCGGAAACGGCCACAAACAACAAGGTTTTCGCTAGTTTTGCGGCCACCAAACCCATGCCCTGCACGGCCACAACAGCGAATCAGTTGCCGCCCGTAAATCAGCAGCAGATAGCAAACCAGTCGCTGCCAGTGCCACAGGAACTGCCGGTGGTGCCGCCTCTTCAGCAGCCGTCGCATCGATCTGCTATTACCCCGTTGGTTGGTGGAACTCTGCCCACTCCAGTTCGCCGGCAGATTTTTTGGAACACAGCTCAAATATCAACGAGCACCAAGTTTGTACTGGACGTGCAGGCCAACCTGGCCTTTGGATTTGGCACCGACGGGAAGGAGCGGCTGGCCAGCAAACATCCGGAGCTGATACGCTATTTGCCCGACGCCGAAGATCGCGAATGGTTGGCTACCCGAGGCATCATACCGGCCGAAAATCGCAGCTCACGCTTTTTGTTTCTCATCTACGACGAGGTCTGCAGGCTACAGCAGACCCACGACTTGTACCGCCACAAGACCAACATAGATCTTTCCATGATGATAACTTTTAATGTGACGGAGGCCATGATCCACAAGATGAAGCTTTTCTTCGTGGATCTGAACATCAAGAGCCGCGGTCTCATCACCAACTCATTCATAATGCCAAGTCAGCAGACGGGAAACACCACCAACAACAGTCATCTGAGAAATGCTCTCCTCCAGGGGGCTTctgcccagcagcagcagcaacaacaacagtcgGTGGCCACTCCACCAGCTGAGGATTCGATTTTGAAGGAGCTACCGGCTGCATCGCCGACTCCCTGCTTGCAAGGCCAAGTCGTGGGTAGCACCACAACGCCGCTAAAGACCAAGCTGGGGGCCAGTTCCACCCTGAGCTCCTCGCACGCCACCCTGACGGCGCTGCTTAACAACGGAGGAGCTGTCGTGGGAGCTGCTCCTGGGGTGAACTCAAGTCCCAGCTCCGGCGGAAAGTTTAGAAACTAGGTTGCTTAAAATGGACAACTAATTTAATCGCTATAATGTAGTCCCCCTGGAAAGAATCTTTTTGTAAGCTGCTGGTCTATTTTTGCggaattttgatttttaagttttccATTCCAATATTTGTCTTTTAAGATTTTGTGAATAATGTAGATACAGTTAGGATGCTCCTTCGAAAAGTTTATGTACTTCCCGACCACTTGAAATGAATACacattgaaataaatatttgatttttattgaaaCTCAATTTGATATACATGTAATATGGGTCTCTTTGTGGGGAGTCTACAGTTATTGGGGTTCtcaatataataatatatatatgtacgaTCATAATTCACATCTGTGTATAGTGTTTTACATAGTGTGTACGCAGGTAATCGctaagtattatttttttaacaaatagtTACGATTTGTATTCTTATAAGCCTTGCTATAGCCCACTCGGCACTTTTGAAGCGCAATCCTCCCCAGGACCCAGATCCTTAAACCCAACGCTACACGCTGATATGGTGTTATTTTTACAGTGTTCAAAGTACTCTTCATTTATCATTAAACCAACCGACTATCGGGTATCGAGTAGTACTAGTATGTAGTATTAGAATTAGAATTAGATGTAGTAGAAAAGAGCGAATAGACCTAAGAGTAGAGT of the Drosophila ananassae strain 14024-0371.13 chromosome 2R, ASM1763931v2, whole genome shotgun sequence genome contains:
- the LOC6493119 gene encoding uncharacterized protein LOC6493119; protein product: MQVHQAVFGAAVLGMLMAIGCSLPVLDVSSGIDNQTIEDLRASVNDSPKNLYVVKAVVYEIGILTEVDENDTSFESQERVDLTFYDTHSNKSHIDLGNIPLPIQTNVTGQVLTGIAPVNLGAFSSPQELLETLPLTGSIVNITHSDTAFYQLSKSNVSAADKPQVLDQDALSKLTHVAQLFPPSSSIGQSLPVNPTRDNEVTQTEPED
- the LOC6506875 gene encoding cell wall protein DAN4, with translation MKCFLLTTVLATLTVASLAAPLQFSDILTAFQPAAKQDVVKRQVAGNPDAELKQISFHGLIGDLEDSLFQSALSLHQASAPGTEVEEVKPQPVASEEEEHSITKRSDESTPATDAASTDDGLARKILLQTTKKVPGEDGVPAHLIIDHVSVQPHNGGALPLIPTFQVHHTKLISATIKEDSNNDSSDGKQTKISITKTSITSTAPLESVEEAVALASKEETSSVVVPVKEESTTVAPTKVESTTVAPIKVESTTKAAGSSESSEEDKKSSSTTVLVSVSDSSSSTTASSITSTTTPSTTSTTTEEPIQKLKKDEEKLKEKVAEVEAEPVILSARV
- the LOC6506876 gene encoding uncharacterized protein LOC6506876 is translated as MAGTAFGKCFILFMAIVILAQGVIYLGLSLWGITFRECHDASPFESNPFKFAMELIYFSEKECGDPSLIVSDQVLVLTMDWDKSYEITHREYIFMISYAVVSGLWIASSVLIILTLCSRTTKLISGALYWPWFLAVLAGSILDVVASVYHGLDLSHTTSLDDAFNYIGVVDNSESPFWILLQNLGVYFSTPAIVMLCLTSRVAIVWLLNIIGVSFCLSLSSVMANQNAAKAAVSRSEAPTRQPTPQPAVVQPALVATAVLPAQQPSAPLESPEYPEQIRPKPLPIFIPSEQGIQRQDSRQFTPGDRTTLQSPVMVLPPQVPPQQREVVSPQPDINTYRTTEAHPDRLNYPPAETPSPRAPSPAVQQLAVTSPLNNRYSEIYPAPPANPRVSEELRNQMPWSYTSMITKPPPPPRKPQLQVQIYPQIPEPDYADHDH